One part of the Ranitomeya imitator isolate aRanImi1 chromosome 10, aRanImi1.pri, whole genome shotgun sequence genome encodes these proteins:
- the APOC2 gene encoding apolipoprotein C-II, giving the protein MNRTQVLAISLLLLLISTGIESYRIQKRESPTYLSQAQDILSSTWEQVSGKAQELYEKTLSLGVDEKVKEYYEKGTGAITTYTRILSDQAYHWWYGN; this is encoded by the exons ATGAACAGAACCCAAGTTTTAGCCATTTCCCTCCTTCTGCTGCTCATCAGCACAG GAATTGAGAGTTACCGGATACAGAAGCGAGAGTCTCCCACATACTTGTCCCAAGCACAAGACATTCTGAGTTCTACATGGGAGCAAGTCAGTGGGAAAGCTCAGGAACTGTATGAGAAGACACTATCCTTAGGAGTAGATGAGAAGGTTAA ggAATATTATGAAAAAGGTACAGGTGCAATCACCACCTACACGAGAATCCTGAGTGACCAAGCCTATCATTGGTGGTATGGAAACTGA